The [Eubacterium] siraeum genome contains a region encoding:
- the dnaK gene encoding molecular chaperone DnaK, translated as MGKIIGIDLGTTNSCVAVIEGGEPTVITNSEGSRTTPSVVAFTKDGERLVGQLAKNQAVTNPDRTVISIKRHMGSDYKVDIDGKKYTPQEISAMILQKLKTEAEGYLGEKVTDAVITVPAYFTDSQRQATKDAGQIAGLNVQRIINEPTAAALAYGIDKENEQKIVVYDLGGGTFDVSVIEIGDGVQEVLATAGNNHLGGDDFDQRLIDYFVAEFKKSDGIDLKNDKFAMQRLKDEAEKAKIALSNAPSVNVNIPYITADATGPKHLNVQLTRAKFNELTADLVEATMGPFKQAISDSGLSMNEIDKVLLVGGSTRIPAVQEAVKKYTGKDPFKGINPDECVAMGAALQGGVLNKEVTGLLLLDVTPLSLGIETAGGVCTRMIERNKTIPTKHSQIFSTYSDNQPSVDINILQGEREFAKDNKSIGTFRLDGIAPAPRGIPQIEVTFDIDANGIVNVSAKDLGTGKEQHISITASTNMSKDDIDKAVKEAEAFAAEDKKKKEEVEARNAADQMVYQTEKSMNEFGDKVTQADKDSVNPKLDALKEALKGTDVEAIKKAQEELQTAFYAVAERIYKEQGAAAQQAEAAQTDVQGEGTNAAGGSDDNVVDADYTDAN; from the coding sequence ATGGGAAAAATAATAGGTATTGACTTAGGTACAACAAATTCATGTGTAGCAGTTATCGAAGGCGGCGAACCTACTGTTATCACAAACAGCGAGGGTTCAAGAACAACTCCTTCAGTTGTTGCTTTCACTAAGGACGGCGAGCGTCTTGTAGGTCAGCTCGCAAAGAACCAGGCAGTTACAAACCCCGACAGAACGGTCATTTCGATCAAGCGTCACATGGGCAGTGACTACAAGGTAGACATTGACGGCAAGAAGTACACACCTCAGGAGATTTCAGCTATGATTCTTCAGAAGCTGAAGACAGAGGCTGAGGGCTACCTCGGTGAAAAGGTAACAGATGCTGTTATCACCGTTCCCGCATACTTCACAGACTCACAGCGTCAGGCAACAAAGGACGCAGGTCAGATAGCAGGCCTTAACGTTCAGCGTATCATCAACGAGCCTACAGCCGCAGCTTTAGCTTACGGCATTGATAAGGAAAACGAGCAGAAGATAGTTGTATACGACCTCGGCGGCGGTACATTCGATGTATCCGTTATCGAAATAGGCGACGGCGTACAGGAGGTTCTTGCTACAGCAGGTAACAACCACTTAGGCGGCGATGACTTCGACCAGCGTCTTATCGACTACTTTGTAGCAGAATTCAAGAAGAGCGACGGTATCGACCTTAAGAACGATAAGTTCGCTATGCAGAGATTAAAGGACGAAGCAGAAAAGGCAAAGATTGCACTTTCAAACGCTCCTTCGGTAAACGTAAATATTCCTTATATCACAGCAGACGCTACAGGCCCCAAGCACCTGAACGTTCAGCTCACAAGAGCAAAGTTCAACGAGCTGACAGCCGACCTTGTTGAAGCAACAATGGGTCCCTTCAAGCAGGCAATCAGCGATTCCGGTCTTTCAATGAACGAGATCGACAAGGTACTGTTAGTCGGCGGTTCTACAAGAATCCCCGCTGTACAGGAAGCCGTAAAGAAATATACAGGCAAGGATCCCTTCAAGGGAATCAACCCCGATGAGTGCGTTGCTATGGGTGCGGCTCTGCAGGGCGGCGTTCTCAACAAGGAAGTAACAGGTCTGTTACTGCTCGATGTAACTCCTCTGTCACTCGGTATCGAAACAGCAGGTGGTGTCTGCACAAGAATGATTGAGAGAAACAAGACCATTCCTACAAAGCACAGCCAGATATTCTCGACTTATTCGGATAACCAGCCCTCAGTTGATATAAACATCTTACAGGGTGAACGTGAATTTGCCAAGGATAACAAGTCTATCGGTACATTCAGACTTGACGGTATCGCTCCCGCTCCCCGTGGTATCCCCCAGATCGAAGTAACATTCGATATAGATGCCAACGGTATCGTAAACGTATCCGCTAAGGATCTCGGCACAGGTAAGGAACAGCACATCAGCATCACCGCTTCAACAAATATGAGCAAGGACGATATTGATAAGGCTGTTAAGGAAGCTGAAGCATTCGCCGCTGAGGATAAGAAGAAGAAGGAAGAGGTTGAGGCTCGTAACGCCGCAGATCAGATGGTTTACCAGACTGAAAAGTCGATGAACGAATTCGGCGACAAGGTTACACAGGCTGATAAGGATTCCGTAAATCCCAAGCTCGACGCTCTTAAGGAAGCTCTCAAGGGTACAGACGTTGAGGCTATCAAGAAGGCTCAGGAAGAGCTTCAGACAGCGTTCTACGCAGTAGCCGAGAGAATCTACAAGGAACAGGGCGCTGCAGCACAGCAGGCTGAGGCTGCTCAGACAGATGTTCAGGGCGAAGGCACAAATGCCGCAGGCGGTTCGGATGATAATGTGGTTGACGCTGATTACACAGATGCCAACTAA
- a CDS encoding HAD-IA family hydrolase — protein sequence MEIKAVIFDMDGLMLDTEKLLVKYWCEAANKLGFPMERRHALALRSFSRKFAIPQLKEWFGEDCDYMAIHDLRVKLMKEYTDVHGIEKKQGLDTLLDYLTSHGYRTAVATATNIERAEEYLKKIGVYDKFETIICGNMLENGKPCPDIYLYACEKLGLEPSQCMALEDSPNGVKSASSAGCVTVMVPDLTQPEEEQLKAVYAVAPSLDKVIDVLENMK from the coding sequence ATGGAGATAAAGGCTGTAATATTTGATATGGACGGGCTTATGCTCGATACCGAAAAACTGCTCGTTAAATACTGGTGCGAGGCGGCAAACAAGCTCGGCTTCCCTATGGAACGCAGACACGCACTTGCGCTGAGATCGTTTTCAAGAAAGTTTGCCATACCGCAGCTCAAGGAGTGGTTCGGAGAAGATTGCGACTATATGGCTATACACGATCTGCGTGTAAAGCTGATGAAGGAATATACCGATGTACACGGCATAGAGAAAAAGCAGGGGCTTGATACACTGCTTGACTATCTTACGTCACACGGCTACAGAACGGCGGTCGCTACCGCTACAAATATCGAGCGTGCGGAGGAGTACCTTAAAAAGATAGGCGTTTATGACAAGTTCGAAACGATAATCTGCGGTAATATGCTTGAAAACGGTAAGCCATGTCCCGACATCTATCTTTATGCCTGCGAAAAGCTGGGACTTGAGCCGTCGCAGTGCATGGCGCTTGAGGACAGCCCGAACGGCGTAAAATCCGCAAGCAGTGCAGGCTGTGTCACTGTAATGGTACCCGACCTTACTCAGCCTGAGGAGGAACAGCTTAAAGCTGTGTATGCGGTCGCACCGTCACTCGATAAGGTGATAGACGTACTTGAAAATATGAAGTAA
- the hrcA gene encoding heat-inducible transcriptional repressor HrcA — protein sequence MENRTLRILEAIVDEYIRTGEAVGSKLIAEKLDNAVSSATIRNEMAALEQQGYLEHTHTSSGRLPTYQGLRLYIEKVMSPAQLPDEEKEEIDRIFDNIGGATDDEIIDNASRALADITKCAIVSTNTVNKFSVITKVDVIPTGKRMYVLLLITSEGNIRNRVCRLSFDLTNEQMDFFTQFVNENLKGVNLDELSDEYIDKLTQAMGGYMMTLSPLLKAVVDISAEMQQQVEFSGEKNLLTCSDFSNTQIATILDGKNELCSWLDDTFSGIQIKFGAESDTFAVTNSSLIAASFNKDGRKAGSFGVIGPVRLDYKKLIPYIEYFSSKVTDALSAGNDEEEKNEEKEADSV from the coding sequence ATGGAAAACCGTACACTCAGAATCCTTGAAGCGATAGTTGACGAATATATACGCACCGGCGAGGCGGTCGGCTCAAAGCTGATAGCCGAAAAGCTGGATAATGCAGTTTCAAGTGCAACTATAAGAAATGAGATGGCGGCTCTTGAACAGCAGGGCTATCTTGAACATACGCACACAAGCTCGGGACGACTTCCGACATATCAGGGACTGAGGCTTTATATAGAAAAGGTAATGTCACCCGCACAGTTGCCCGATGAAGAAAAAGAGGAGATAGACCGTATATTTGATAATATCGGCGGAGCGACCGATGACGAGATAATCGACAATGCGTCAAGGGCTCTTGCGGATATTACGAAATGTGCGATAGTTTCTACCAACACCGTAAACAAGTTTTCGGTAATAACAAAGGTAGACGTTATCCCCACAGGCAAAAGAATGTATGTTCTTCTTCTGATAACCTCCGAGGGCAATATCAGAAACAGGGTATGCAGGCTGAGCTTTGATCTTACAAACGAGCAGATGGATTTCTTCACGCAGTTTGTAAACGAGAACCTCAAAGGCGTAAACCTTGATGAGCTGTCCGATGAATATATAGATAAGCTGACGCAGGCAATGGGCGGATATATGATGACGTTATCGCCGCTTCTCAAAGCGGTAGTCGATATATCGGCTGAAATGCAGCAGCAGGTAGAGTTCAGCGGAGAAAAGAATCTGCTGACCTGTTCTGATTTCTCGAACACTCAGATAGCAACGATACTTGACGGCAAGAACGAGCTTTGCAGCTGGCTTGACGATACGTTCTCAGGCATACAGATAAAGTTCGGAGCCGAAAGCGATACATTCGCCGTTACCAATTCCAGTCTGATAGCGGCAAGCTTCAATAAGGACGGACGAAAGGCAGGCTCTTTCGGAGTTATAGGCCCTGTAAGACTGGATTACAAGAAGCTGATCCCGTATATTGAATATTTCTCGTCAAAGGTCACCGATGCATTGTCGGCAGGCAATGACGAAGAAGAAAAGAACGAAGAAAAGGAGGCGGATTCAGTTTGA
- the grpE gene encoding nucleotide exchange factor GrpE has protein sequence MSKKEKETKEETQQTADTATEKVAETTGEVTEEKAEAKAEEIKVDPKDLEIADLKDKLLRTMAEFDNYRKRTAKERMELSPEITARNLTEFLPVMDNLDRALAAECKDPDYKKGVEMIHESFVTALQNLGVEVIESDGAQFNPSYHQAVQQVEDDSKEEGTIAATFQKGYKIGEKVLRFAMVAVVK, from the coding sequence TTGAGTAAGAAGGAAAAGGAAACCAAGGAAGAAACTCAGCAGACCGCAGACACAGCCACCGAAAAGGTAGCTGAAACAACCGGAGAGGTGACAGAAGAAAAGGCTGAAGCAAAAGCCGAAGAAATCAAGGTAGATCCTAAGGATCTCGAAATTGCCGACCTTAAGGATAAGCTGCTCAGGACTATGGCGGAATTCGACAACTACAGAAAGCGTACCGCCAAGGAAAGAATGGAGCTTTCCCCCGAGATTACGGCAAGAAACTTAACGGAGTTTTTACCCGTTATGGACAATCTCGACAGAGCGCTTGCGGCGGAGTGTAAAGACCCCGACTACAAGAAGGGCGTTGAGATGATACACGAGAGCTTTGTTACGGCTCTTCAGAACTTAGGCGTTGAGGTGATTGAATCGGACGGCGCACAGTTCAATCCTTCGTATCATCAGGCTGTACAGCAGGTTGAGGATGACAGCAAGGAAGAAGGCACTATAGCCGCCACATTCCAGAAAGGCTATAAAATAGGAGAAAAGGTTCTCCGTTTTGCGATGGTAGCAGTCGTAAAGTAA
- a CDS encoding prohibitin family protein: MAEMKFSTSSSDTKEFNGKKAGKIAVIAVIAVALIIVLFNCFSIVNEGFIGVKYTFGKITQDNLAPGLNFCIPFIEEIRQVDTREQIYSVTDDAYTSDTQTVQSLQLKLNYRYDSAKLSDIIRNVGIDNVESKLLVQNVAKISKNEIGKVKAEELVQSRADVQQTIQQELTNTLAPSGIIVVSFAIENLAFDEAFETSIQAKVIAAQDALKMENKTKEKEEEAKQVVIAAQAKADSTKLEADAQAYAIQAVQKQLETSPNYIDYMKINNWNGQLPQIIGDGVNPFVNLDSSANSTESKSDKSDSTSKSN; this comes from the coding sequence ATGGCAGAAATGAAATTCAGTACAAGCTCATCGGACACTAAGGAATTCAACGGGAAGAAAGCAGGAAAGATAGCTGTTATCGCTGTTATTGCGGTAGCACTGATTATCGTTTTGTTCAACTGCTTCTCGATAGTAAATGAAGGCTTTATCGGCGTAAAGTACACATTCGGAAAGATAACGCAGGACAATCTTGCGCCCGGTCTTAACTTCTGCATACCCTTTATAGAGGAGATAAGACAGGTCGATACAAGAGAGCAGATCTATTCGGTAACGGATGACGCTTATACAAGCGACACGCAGACGGTACAGTCGTTACAGCTTAAGCTGAACTACAGATATGACAGCGCAAAGCTTTCCGATATAATAAGAAATGTCGGAATTGACAACGTAGAGTCAAAACTGCTTGTTCAGAACGTAGCGAAAATATCAAAGAACGAAATAGGTAAAGTAAAGGCGGAGGAGCTTGTACAGTCAAGAGCCGACGTTCAGCAGACTATACAGCAGGAGCTTACAAATACGCTTGCTCCCAGCGGAATAATCGTTGTTTCATTCGCAATAGAGAACCTTGCGTTTGACGAAGCGTTTGAAACATCCATACAGGCTAAGGTTATAGCCGCACAGGACGCTCTCAAGATGGAGAACAAGACAAAGGAAAAAGAGGAAGAGGCAAAGCAGGTAGTTATCGCCGCACAGGCAAAGGCTGACAGCACAAAGCTCGAAGCGGACGCACAGGCTTACGCTATCCAGGCTGTACAAAAACAGCTTGAAACAAGTCCCAACTACATTGATTATATGAAGATAAACAACTGGAACGGCCAGTTACCTCAGATAATCGGTGACGGTGTAAATCCTTTCGTAAATCTTGACAGCAGTGCAAATAGCACAGAAAGCAAGAGTGACAAGAGCGACAGTACATCTAAGAGCAACTGA
- a CDS encoding UvrD-helicase domain-containing protein, with translation MDYLTLKKQVLNKYFSRTNDMQKKAVFRINGAVLIVAGAGSGKTTVLCNRIANMLLFGNAYNSNTVRELSDDDVAFAQSFLAGEIDNFDAAERLSEIFGEDRVKPWNILAVTFTNKAAAELKERLENMGADVDGIWAATFHSACVRILRQDIEELGMGYKSNFTIYDTDDQLKVIKTVMKEHNISDKAVTPKAVQNLISRSKDKLITPDKFSTKGKNGSDDYQLSTAKTIYTDYQARLEAANALDFDDIIMLTVKLFAHCPDVLSHWQNRFRYIMVDEYQDTNAAQYKLVSLLAEGSGNLCVVGDEDQSIYRFRGATIENILSFEEQFGAEVIKLEQNYRSTATILKAANAVIANNTQHKDKNLWSDLGDGDKIRMDRFSTEQEEAMFITERILDGVKQGKKYADHVILYRNNAQSRTVETTLAKSGIPYKIIGGVRFYERKEIKDIIAYLCVLNNNYDEVRFGRIVNEPVRGIGAATLDELNRVVSGMGISYVQAMCESDSLPSLSRKAKVLVPLGETFSELSQHTDDISDGSLIDDILDRFGYREAMQRQGLEGEVRLENINELKSNMITFAKENEGAGLSEFLEQVALVSDMDSFEADDDKAVLMTMHSAKGLEFDTVFVVGAEENIFPGYRSQFDPMEIEEERRLAYVAITRAKRHLYFTCAKQRMLYGQTMRNKVSRFVVEIPSQYMAYDDHTAVTASAAARSAEQMKPRTSYLQQQQRSYHAEQREMEKRVENVSYAPGERVHHGVFGDGTVLSAKAMGGDWLLEIAFDDKGTKKVAAKFAKMTKI, from the coding sequence ATGGACTATTTAACACTGAAAAAACAGGTGCTGAACAAGTATTTCAGCCGTACAAACGATATGCAGAAAAAGGCGGTGTTCCGTATAAACGGAGCAGTGCTTATAGTGGCAGGTGCAGGAAGCGGTAAAACTACCGTGCTTTGTAACCGTATCGCAAATATGCTCCTTTTCGGTAATGCGTATAACAGCAATACCGTAAGAGAACTGTCCGATGATGATGTTGCTTTTGCGCAGAGCTTTCTTGCGGGTGAAATCGACAACTTTGATGCGGCTGAGCGTCTTTCGGAGATTTTCGGCGAGGACAGAGTAAAGCCGTGGAACATACTTGCGGTGACCTTTACGAATAAGGCGGCGGCAGAGCTTAAAGAACGTCTTGAAAATATGGGCGCAGATGTTGACGGTATATGGGCGGCAACGTTCCACAGTGCCTGCGTCAGAATACTGCGACAGGATATAGAAGAACTGGGTATGGGCTATAAGTCCAACTTTACGATATACGATACCGACGATCAGCTTAAGGTTATCAAGACGGTAATGAAAGAGCATAATATTTCCGACAAGGCGGTAACGCCTAAGGCAGTGCAGAATTTAATATCACGCTCAAAGGATAAGCTGATAACTCCCGATAAGTTTTCAACAAAGGGAAAGAACGGCAGTGACGATTATCAGCTTTCTACCGCAAAGACTATCTATACCGACTATCAGGCAAGGCTTGAGGCGGCGAATGCGCTCGACTTTGACGATATAATAATGCTGACTGTAAAGCTGTTTGCACATTGTCCCGATGTTCTTTCGCACTGGCAGAACCGATTCAGATACATAATGGTCGATGAGTATCAGGATACCAATGCGGCACAGTATAAGCTGGTGTCACTGCTTGCCGAGGGCAGCGGAAACCTGTGTGTTGTAGGTGATGAGGATCAGAGTATCTATCGTTTCAGGGGCGCTACCATTGAGAATATCCTCTCGTTTGAGGAACAGTTCGGCGCAGAGGTCATAAAGCTGGAGCAGAACTACCGTTCAACCGCTACTATACTTAAAGCGGCGAATGCGGTCATAGCAAACAACACTCAGCATAAGGACAAGAATCTGTGGTCAGACCTCGGTGACGGTGATAAGATAAGAATGGATCGCTTTTCTACCGAGCAGGAAGAGGCAATGTTTATAACAGAGCGTATCCTTGACGGAGTGAAGCAGGGAAAGAAGTATGCCGATCACGTTATACTCTACCGTAACAACGCCCAGTCAAGAACGGTCGAAACCACGCTTGCAAAGAGTGGTATACCTTATAAGATAATCGGCGGTGTGCGTTTCTATGAGCGTAAGGAAATAAAGGATATTATCGCTTATCTTTGTGTGCTTAACAATAATTATGATGAAGTGCGCTTCGGAAGAATCGTAAACGAGCCTGTAAGAGGAATAGGTGCTGCAACGCTTGACGAACTGAACCGTGTCGTATCGGGCATGGGAATATCTTATGTACAGGCAATGTGCGAGAGCGACAGCCTGCCGTCGCTGTCAAGAAAGGCAAAGGTGCTTGTTCCGCTCGGTGAAACGTTCAGTGAGCTTTCACAGCATACCGATGATATTTCGGACGGAAGCCTTATTGACGATATTCTTGACCGCTTCGGCTACAGAGAGGCAATGCAAAGACAGGGACTTGAGGGCGAGGTCCGCCTTGAAAATATAAACGAATTAAAGTCCAATATGATAACCTTTGCAAAGGAAAACGAGGGTGCGGGATTATCGGAATTTTTAGAGCAGGTAGCGCTTGTTTCCGATATGGACAGCTTTGAAGCCGATGATGACAAGGCGGTGCTTATGACAATGCACTCTGCAAAGGGACTTGAATTTGATACCGTGTTTGTAGTAGGCGCAGAGGAAAACATTTTCCCCGGCTACCGTTCACAGTTTGACCCGATGGAGATAGAGGAAGAAAGAAGACTTGCCTACGTTGCAATAACAAGAGCAAAGCGACATCTTTATTTTACCTGTGCAAAACAGCGTATGCTGTACGGTCAGACTATGAGGAACAAGGTTTCACGCTTTGTGGTGGAGATACCGTCACAGTATATGGCTTATGACGATCATACGGCTGTAACAGCGTCGGCGGCGGCAAGAAGCGCAGAGCAGATGAAACCCCGTACAAGCTATTTACAGCAACAGCAGAGATCGTACCACGCAGAACAGCGTGAAATGGAAAAACGTGTCGAGAATGTTAGCTATGCGCCGGGCGAGCGTGTGCATCACGGGGTATTCGGTGACGGAACTGTGCTTTCGGCAAAGGCAATGGGCGGAGATTGGCTGCTTGAAATAGCGTTTGACGATAAAGGCACCAAGAAGGTTGCCGCAAAGTTTGCCAAGATGACTAAGATATAA